One genomic segment of Spirochaetota bacterium includes these proteins:
- a CDS encoding FoF1 ATP synthase subunit gamma produces MAKTREIRTRIKSVRNTHKITKTMDMVARSKSARLLLRVNRTVPYFQKLCRLIHDLAESGGAMLHGLFAERKEIKKVMVFAVTSNRGLCGAYNARVVDATKKRMAELRAEGKEPILYVLGKRGNTAFRFIGMVPAMAFLTVDEKVTFDDSERISRALMNAYLDHDVDMVEIIYTHFEGRSRQMVRRDILLPVQKDSLDTGEHDHGKKPDYIIEPSVEKVLESVVAL; encoded by the coding sequence ATGGCGAAGACACGCGAGATACGGACACGGATAAAAAGCGTTCGCAATACGCATAAGATCACGAAGACCATGGATATGGTCGCGCGGTCGAAGTCCGCACGTCTGCTCCTGCGTGTCAACCGCACCGTACCGTATTTTCAGAAGCTCTGCCGCCTTATCCATGACCTCGCGGAGAGCGGCGGGGCGATGCTGCACGGGCTTTTCGCCGAGCGCAAAGAGATAAAGAAGGTGATGGTGTTCGCTGTTACATCCAATCGCGGGCTCTGCGGCGCGTATAATGCGCGTGTGGTCGATGCGACGAAGAAGCGTATGGCCGAGCTCAGGGCGGAGGGGAAAGAACCGATACTCTACGTGCTCGGCAAGCGCGGCAATACCGCGTTCCGCTTTATCGGCATGGTGCCCGCGATGGCGTTCCTCACCGTGGACGAAAAGGTCACCTTTGATGATTCGGAGCGGATATCGCGTGCTCTCATGAACGCCTATCTCGATCATGATGTGGATATGGTGGAGATAATCTATACCCATTTCGAGGGGCGTTCGCGGCAGATGGTGAGACGTGATATACTCCTTCCGGTGCAGAAGGACAGCCTCGATACCGGCGAGCATGATCACGGCAAGAAGCCCGATTACATAATAGAGCCGTCGGTGGAGAAAGTGCTCGAGAGCGTTGTAGCGCTC
- the atpA gene encoding F0F1 ATP synthase subunit alpha, protein MKISTGDIASVIKKEIENYAADLNVSEVGSVIEVGDGIARIYGLRNVMANEMIEFEDGTLGIAFNLEEESVGAIILGDYLHIREGFRVKRLKRVLEVPVGPALIGRIVDPLGRPLDNKGEIKTSRTRPLEFKAPGIAKRQPVRVPLQTGIKAIDAMTPIGRGQRELIIGDRGTGKTAIALDAIINQKGTGVICVYVAIGQKASTVAQVMNTLEKHGAMAHTIIVMATASDPAPLLYIAPYAGTAMAEYFMYDENKDTLCVYDDLTKQANAYRQLSLLLRRPPGREAFPGDVFYLHSRLLERAAKLSDAMGGGSLTSLPIIETQEGEVSAYIPTNVISITDGQIYLVPDLFFAGVRPAVDVGISVSRVGGNAQIKAMKAVAGSLRLDLAAYRELEAFAQLGTELDKATQQQLDRGRRMVELLKQKQYQPMPEEEQVVSIFAGVNGSLDDVPIDRVRDFEKRLLEFLKSTQPEVLKDIKSLRKIADPDKLKEIITKFKGTF, encoded by the coding sequence ATGAAAATTAGCACCGGGGACATCGCATCCGTCATCAAGAAGGAGATCGAGAATTACGCCGCCGATCTCAACGTAAGCGAAGTGGGTTCCGTCATCGAGGTTGGCGACGGTATTGCGCGCATCTACGGACTTCGCAACGTCATGGCAAATGAAATGATAGAATTCGAGGACGGGACGCTCGGCATCGCGTTCAATCTGGAAGAGGAAAGCGTCGGTGCGATCATTCTCGGCGATTATCTCCATATTCGAGAGGGGTTCCGTGTCAAGCGATTGAAACGCGTGCTCGAGGTCCCCGTGGGCCCCGCACTTATCGGGCGGATCGTCGATCCCCTCGGTCGTCCGCTCGACAATAAGGGCGAGATAAAGACGTCGCGCACACGGCCTCTCGAGTTCAAAGCCCCCGGAATAGCGAAACGTCAGCCGGTGCGTGTGCCGCTTCAGACGGGCATCAAAGCCATCGATGCGATGACGCCCATCGGTCGCGGACAGCGCGAGCTTATCATCGGCGACCGCGGTACGGGGAAGACCGCCATCGCGCTTGACGCCATCATCAATCAGAAAGGCACCGGCGTGATCTGCGTGTACGTGGCCATAGGGCAGAAGGCATCGACGGTCGCGCAGGTCATGAATACGCTCGAAAAGCACGGCGCTATGGCGCACACGATAATCGTCATGGCGACAGCGTCCGATCCGGCGCCGCTCCTGTATATCGCACCGTATGCGGGTACCGCCATGGCCGAATATTTCATGTACGATGAGAATAAGGACACGCTGTGCGTGTATGACGACCTTACGAAACAGGCGAACGCCTATCGGCAGCTTTCACTGCTCCTTCGCCGTCCGCCGGGACGCGAGGCGTTCCCCGGCGACGTGTTCTATCTGCATTCGCGTCTCCTTGAGCGTGCGGCGAAACTCTCCGACGCCATGGGCGGCGGGTCGCTCACATCGCTTCCCATTATTGAAACGCAGGAAGGCGAGGTGTCCGCGTACATCCCGACGAATGTCATTTCCATAACCGACGGGCAGATCTATCTTGTGCCGGACCTCTTCTTCGCCGGTGTACGCCCCGCCGTCGACGTGGGTATTTCAGTATCGCGCGTGGGCGGCAATGCGCAGATAAAAGCGATGAAAGCGGTCGCCGGATCGCTTCGTCTCGATCTTGCGGCGTACCGTGAGCTTGAGGCGTTCGCACAGCTCGGCACCGAGCTTGATAAGGCCACGCAGCAGCAGCTCGACCGCGGACGGCGTATGGTGGAATTGCTCAAACAGAAGCAGTATCAGCCGATGCCCGAAGAGGAGCAGGTGGTATCGATCTTCGCCGGGGTGAACGGATCTCTCGACGATGTGCCGATCGATCGCGTGCGTGATTTTGAGAAGCGGCTCCTCGAATTCCTCAAGAGTACGCAGCCGGAAGTGCTCAAGGATATCAAGTCGCTCAGGAAGATCGCCGATCCGGACAAGCTGAAAGAGATCATCACTAAATTCAAGGGAACATTCTAG
- the atpH gene encoding ATP synthase F1 subunit delta, giving the protein MSSIVANNYASALFDLAREHDAVEQVRDDLVIVDAALCEPSVRTFFQARTVDVAEKKKLITNIFEGNVHRYLYITLMLLADAERLSIIDDVRAAYLSHYHRYKGINEAHVISAFELAERERAEIVSSLEKKFNCGITATFDVRPALIGGVLVEIDGRQLDFSVLGQLAALRDTMMKKSIEPRNYYEN; this is encoded by the coding sequence ATGAGCAGTATTGTCGCGAACAACTATGCAAGCGCGCTCTTCGATCTTGCGCGCGAGCACGATGCCGTTGAACAGGTCAGGGATGATCTTGTCATCGTTGATGCCGCGCTCTGCGAGCCCTCGGTGCGCACGTTCTTTCAGGCGCGGACCGTCGATGTCGCCGAGAAGAAAAAGCTCATCACGAATATTTTCGAAGGGAACGTTCACCGCTATCTGTATATCACGCTCATGCTCCTCGCCGATGCGGAGCGGCTTTCCATTATCGACGATGTGCGCGCGGCCTACCTTTCGCACTATCATCGGTATAAAGGCATCAATGAGGCGCATGTCATCTCAGCGTTCGAGCTTGCAGAGCGCGAGCGTGCGGAGATAGTTTCATCGCTCGAGAAGAAATTCAACTGCGGCATTACGGCGACGTTCGATGTGCGGCCGGCGCTCATCGGCGGTGTGCTTGTGGAGATCGACGGGCGTCAGCTCGACTTCAGCGTGCTCGGGCAGCTCGCCGCGCTCAGGGATACCATGATGAAGAAATCCATTGAACCAAGGAATTATTATGAAAATTAG
- the atpF gene encoding F0F1 ATP synthase subunit B, with protein MELLRVDPGLMLWTWITFGIVLFILVKFAWKPIIGGLDARANKIRDDLALAEKAKNDALTALNDYKKKLDEGRSEARTIIEHARTEANHLREQMLSEATAQLEDHRKKALVEIDKAKEESVLAVREEIVTVSTMIAGKILEKEVSREVNRTLVDDFVKKMKN; from the coding sequence ATGGAACTGTTACGGGTAGACCCGGGACTCATGCTCTGGACGTGGATAACGTTCGGGATAGTCCTTTTCATTCTTGTGAAATTCGCATGGAAGCCGATCATCGGCGGACTTGACGCGCGTGCGAACAAGATACGCGATGATCTCGCTCTCGCAGAAAAAGCGAAGAACGATGCACTCACGGCGCTCAATGACTATAAGAAAAAGCTCGATGAAGGGCGCTCCGAAGCGCGTACGATCATCGAGCATGCGCGGACGGAGGCGAACCATCTCCGCGAACAGATGCTTTCCGAGGCGACAGCCCAGCTCGAGGACCATCGCAAGAAGGCGTTGGTCGAGATAGACAAGGCGAAGGAAGAGTCGGTGCTCGCCGTGCGCGAGGAGATCGTCACCGTATCGACGATGATAGCCGGGAAGATACTCGAGAAGGAAGTGTCGCGCGAGGTGAACCGCACGCTCGTCGATGATTTTGTGAAAAAGATGAAGAATTGA
- the atpE gene encoding ATP synthase F0 subunit C, whose protein sequence is MGDLTAIAKMGAYLGATLGAGLVVIGVGIGIGQIGAKAVEGIARQPEAGGQIIGNMMLSAALIEGIGLIALIVVCALALFTK, encoded by the coding sequence ATGGGAGATCTCACAGCGATCGCAAAAATGGGAGCGTATCTGGGCGCAACGCTCGGGGCCGGGCTCGTCGTCATCGGTGTCGGCATCGGCATCGGACAGATCGGCGCGAAAGCGGTCGAAGGCATCGCACGGCAGCCGGAAGCGGGCGGACAGATAATCGGGAACATGATGCTTTCCGCGGCGCTCATCGAAGGGATAGGCCTTATCGCGCTTATCGTCGTCTGCGCGCTCGCACTCTTCACGAAATAG
- the atpB gene encoding F0F1 ATP synthase subunit A: MSDAATNVHDVLTNGHATNAIAQVAGHAVHGEPSIADVIFEELTDNTDHPFFHIGGFHINGFSLNFDLTKHVIMMLIAAVLVVITMLYLAHKMRDPLKRPTRLQGMLEVVVDYMRTEVLGPTVGKSKPAYLVYCLSVFFFVLYNNLIGLIPATLKFNSMDGHHILLGGTATSNLAVTGALALISFFMYNIAGMIKKGFFGYWGGLVPHGSPIWLAPILWVLELLGLFTRGFALAMRLFGNMIGGHIAIIVILFLIVMFKNWFIAPAFVLIAVVVFLIEVLVVFIQAYIFSFLTAIFISLAESEEH, from the coding sequence ATGTCGGATGCTGCGACGAATGTGCACGATGTGCTTACGAATGGGCACGCAACAAATGCCATTGCACAGGTCGCGGGGCATGCAGTACACGGGGAGCCGTCGATAGCCGATGTTATTTTCGAAGAGCTCACCGATAATACCGATCACCCCTTCTTCCATATCGGCGGTTTCCATATAAACGGGTTTTCGCTCAATTTCGATCTTACCAAACATGTCATCATGATGCTCATCGCGGCCGTGCTTGTCGTCATCACCATGCTCTATCTCGCGCATAAAATGCGTGATCCGTTAAAACGTCCCACGCGCCTGCAGGGGATGCTGGAAGTCGTCGTCGATTATATGCGCACGGAAGTGCTCGGGCCCACGGTGGGGAAAAGCAAGCCCGCGTACCTTGTCTATTGTCTGTCGGTATTCTTTTTTGTGCTCTACAACAATCTCATCGGGCTCATCCCGGCGACGCTGAAATTCAATTCCATGGACGGCCATCACATACTGCTCGGCGGTACGGCAACGAGCAATCTCGCGGTCACCGGTGCGCTCGCGCTCATATCGTTCTTCATGTACAACATCGCCGGCATGATAAAGAAAGGCTTTTTCGGTTATTGGGGCGGTCTTGTTCCGCACGGTTCTCCGATATGGCTCGCGCCGATACTGTGGGTGCTGGAACTGCTCGGTCTTTTCACGCGCGGGTTCGCGCTCGCCATGCGGTTGTTCGGGAACATGATCGGCGGGCATATCGCCATCATCGTGATATTGTTCCTCATCGTCATGTTCAAGAACTGGTTCATCGCCCCGGCATTCGTGCTCATTGCGGTGGTGGTGTTCCTCATCGAGGTGCTTGTCGTTTTCATTCAGGCGTATATTTTCTCGTTCCTGACGGCGATATTCATATCGCTTGCCGAGAGCGAGGAACATTAA
- the pyk gene encoding pyruvate kinase — translation MPPKKHPASSRSVFALDLHHETLKLRRTKIVATVGPATSSPLMLAKLIRAGVDVIRINFSHGKGEDHVKLARLIRATAKKAGREVAILGDLCGPKVRVGMFEGDAVTLKDGAVVTITTKDVLGTATLIPSQYRGIVKEAKIGARILLDDGNLEFRVTKKMKDTLQARVIRGGVLKNKKGMNLPDTAMGIPALTEKDRADVLYCIEGGFDYCALSFVRHPKDVRDLKDWLRKNKASIPIISKIEKPEALHDICGILDESDGIMVARGDLGVELPAVKVPHIQDKLIRLAHRWNKPVIVATQMLESMIEHSRPTRAEVTDVAAACRAGADAVMMSAETASGKYPLEAFAAMNDIIYETEAFRFYATGGDFSPEEDDGCAPENAAIDLSDVLGDAVALLSRRLMVRAVFALTNSGRTAQMIASDRPEAPVIALVHDRTVLRRLNLVWGVYPRLVKELTMDDYVAIAGDIVVREKLGRRGDYILLLAGFSNIGTGTNAVHVHRVP, via the coding sequence CAGGTGTGGACGTCATACGCATCAATTTCTCGCACGGCAAGGGCGAGGACCATGTAAAGCTCGCGCGGCTCATACGCGCGACGGCGAAGAAGGCCGGTCGTGAGGTGGCGATACTCGGCGATCTCTGCGGGCCCAAGGTGCGGGTGGGGATGTTTGAGGGCGATGCGGTCACGCTTAAGGACGGCGCTGTCGTCACCATTACGACAAAGGATGTTCTCGGCACGGCGACGCTCATCCCTTCGCAGTACCGCGGCATCGTGAAAGAGGCGAAGATAGGCGCACGAATTCTTCTCGATGACGGCAACCTCGAGTTTCGCGTTACGAAGAAGATGAAAGATACCCTTCAGGCGAGGGTGATACGCGGCGGCGTGCTTAAGAATAAAAAAGGGATGAATCTGCCCGACACGGCGATGGGCATACCGGCGCTGACGGAGAAGGACCGAGCCGACGTCCTCTACTGCATCGAAGGCGGTTTCGATTATTGCGCCCTTTCCTTCGTGCGTCACCCGAAGGATGTCCGCGATCTGAAGGATTGGCTCAGGAAGAACAAGGCATCGATACCGATCATCTCGAAGATAGAGAAGCCCGAAGCGCTCCATGACATCTGCGGCATACTCGATGAATCCGACGGCATCATGGTCGCCCGCGGTGATCTCGGCGTGGAGCTTCCCGCGGTAAAGGTGCCGCATATACAGGATAAGCTCATCCGGCTCGCGCATCGCTGGAACAAACCCGTCATCGTCGCAACGCAGATGCTCGAAAGCATGATAGAGCACAGCCGCCCCACGCGTGCGGAGGTGACCGACGTGGCCGCAGCATGCCGCGCCGGAGCCGATGCGGTCATGATGAGCGCGGAGACGGCGAGCGGAAAATATCCCCTCGAAGCGTTCGCCGCGATGAACGACATCATTTATGAGACCGAGGCGTTCCGCTTTTACGCCACCGGCGGGGATTTCTCCCCCGAAGAGGATGACGGCTGCGCCCCGGAGAATGCCGCGATCGACTTAAGCGATGTCCTCGGCGATGCGGTTGCGCTCCTTTCACGGCGGCTTATGGTACGTGCGGTATTCGCCCTCACCAATTCCGGGCGGACCGCGCAGATGATAGCATCCGACCGTCCCGAGGCGCCGGTCATCGCGCTCGTGCATGACCGGACCGTGCTGCGGAGATTGAACCTCGTGTGGGGCGTGTACCCTCGCCTGGTGAAAGAACTTACCATGGATGATTACGTTGCCATCGCAGGTGATATCGTCGTCAGGGAGAAGCTCGGACGACGCGGCGATTATATCCTGCTCCTCGCCGGTTTTTCGAATATCGGTACAGGGACGAACGCCGTGCACGTACATCGGGTGCCGTAG